A single window of Nicotiana sylvestris chromosome 3, ASM39365v2, whole genome shotgun sequence DNA harbors:
- the LOC104240477 gene encoding 17.8 kDa class I heat shock protein-like, protein MSLIPSIFGGRRSNIFDPFSLDLWDPFEGFPLSSNLANVPNSAHETYAFANARIDWKEMPEAHIFKADLPGLKKEEVKVEVEEGKVLQNSGERSKEQEEKNDQWHRVERSSSKFLRRFRLPKNAKIDQVKASMENGVLTVTVPKEEVNKPEVKAIDISSYFFLSSQIASVSSSVIDS, encoded by the coding sequence ATGTCTCTTATCCCAAGCATTTTCGGCGGTCGACGAAGCAACATCTTTGATCCATTCTCTCTGGACTTGTGGGATCCCTTTGAAGGTTTCCCACTTTCGAGTAATTTGGCCAATGTACCCAACTCGGCTCACGAAACCTATGCCTTCGCTAATGCTAGGATTGACTGGAAAGAAATGCCAGAAGCCCACATTTTCAAAGCTGATCTTCCGGGGCTGAAGAAGGAAGAGGTGAAGGTGGAGGTCGAGGAAGGCAAAGTGCTGCAGAATAGCGGAGAGAGAAGCAAAGAACAAGAGGAGAAGAATGACCAATGGCATCGTGTGGAAAGGAGCAGCAGTAAATTCCTTAGGCGATTTAGATTGCCGAAGAATGCCAAGATAGATCAGGTGAAGGCTAGTATGGAAAATGGTGTGCTCACCGTCACAGTTCCAAAAGAGGAAGTGAATAAGCCTGAGGTCAAAGCCATTGACATATCTAGTTATTTCTTTCTTTCCTCACAAATTGCAAGTGTCTCATCATCTGTTATAGATTCATAA